GGGGCAGGTGCAGTGTTAATGGGTGGTAAACGCTCGGAAACCAAAAGGGGTCTTGCTGTTTGGCTGaagtggaaacctcaggcttggcaAAGGTCCGACTCTGGAGTTGTGGCGCCAGCCTCACCGTTTTTTTCGTGGATCTGCACCAAGGACTTGTAGGACTGCTGTGCTCTTGTCAGGCTGTATTGAGACTGGGGAGAGGAAGCCACTGAATCAGGCCACCAAGCAAGGCCAGCTGTGGCCTTGTTGCCACCCAGGAGTCCCAGCTCCCAGCGCCATGCTCTGCTGACACACTAAATACCTTCCACCTGGGAGGTCCCCTCAGGGCACAGTCCCCTAGCTTTCCCTTTCCAGACCTGCACCCTCCCCAAAGTCCTAGGCTGCCCCTCAGGCCAAGGCCTTGCTCCTGTTCCCACTGCGGGCATCCTAGGCCCACTCATCCGATGCTGCCAGCCCACAGATTTTATCCTCTCAGTCCCTAAAGGAAGGCCGCCTTGGCCTCCTAGTGGCCTGAAGTGTGCATGGCTCCAGCCAGTCCCACCAGGCCCAGGTCCAGGCTCCTTACTTTGTTGGCTCCAAACTGCACTCGTGCTTTTCCCTTCACCAGTGTGGCACTGATCTGCATGATCACTGACTCTATTGAGTAGGCACTGCTCCAGCCCTAAGTAACAACAGGGACAAAGCAAACAAGTCAGAAGAGTTTCCAGAGAAACCTTACGCTTGTTCTCCAGAGAGCAGCTGCACCTATAGAAGGGCCCCTGCCCTTCACtcccagaatggccatcacctgTTTGCCCAGGTCAGTGGGCACAGGCCCTGCGAGGCAGAATGAAAGGGCCACGTTGTGCCCATCACCCAACCCGGGGGGCGGGTGGTTAAAGCTCAGCCTAGCGCTGCCAGGCCAGCCAGGCCAAGAATGGGAGACAGGCTCACCTGCTTGGTGAGAAGTTCCATGCAGATGGCACCTCCGCCCAGAACATACCTGCAGAAGAAAGGTTAGTCAGCTGTGACTGGCAAAAGCTCCCCACCCTTCCTCACCCTCTGCCCTTACTGAGCTACTCACCCTCCGGACAGGACTGGAGACACAACCCTGACGAATGGCGGGTCAAAGGGAAAGTTAtcctgagagagacagaggcaacGATCAGGGAGGGGAGGCCAATGCCCTCTGCAGCACTGTTAGGTGGAGAAGGAAGCCTAGGCCAGGGACGGACTGGAAAGGAAGACCTTACTTTAAAAGAGAAGTTTAGTAGGATGAAGTCAgctccttctttctctttgagGATCTGGAGATCATTGTGCAAAGCGCTGTCCTGGTCAACTCTAGGAAGCAACGAGTTCAGGCTCAGCTCCAGGTCCAGCTCAGGAGCCTCGAGGCTCCCACCAACCCTGGGCGAGCAGCAGAGGGCCAAGCCACTGCCCACACCCGCTCCCTGGGACGGACCTGGAGACTCCCACCACAGTGGCTCCACTCACTACTCAACTTCTTTTCCAATCCCACAGTCCCCACTCACTTGAGGAGTTTGACATTCCAATCATACAGACTGTCATTCACGAGTTCGACTGCATAGTTTcctggaaggagggaagaaaatgggTGTCATTAGGTGATGGTCCAAGTGGTGAGTGGTCCCCGATGCAGATCCCTCTCCCATGATGAGAGAAAAAAAGGTCAAAGGCTCCAGGTTCACCCCAGATAGACATGCATCCAATCTAAGCCACTGGAGTGGGGGTGTTCCGTCCTTGGCCTGAAAACTTCATAAGCATCCGTGCATCTGCTGCCACCACCATGTCCTTCTTTATGAGAAGCTCGTGTTCACACCCCTCTCTGAGGCAAACTCACCGCCTTTGAAACTCTGTGATCGGTATATATCCCTGAGCTCCTTCATCAGCCGGTCAGTAGCCTGCACCGAGCCAGACACCGCACCCTacaagggagggatggaggacaGAACATCTCACAGTCATGTGCTTAGAAACACCATACTAGACCTCAGGGGCAGTCTGGCAGCCGGGATTTAGGCAAGGATGAGGCACACCCGTAACCCACCCAAAAGTGGATTCTGTTCCCCAGACTGATGCTCGATGCCTACCACCTCCCAGCCAGCACCAGCCGACCCCTTGGCCCAGCTTCTCCCTAGAGAGCACGTACATTTAAGTAATCTTGCCTctggttctttttaattttctctagtATGGCCAAGTTTTCTTTTCCGATGCCGTCATCTTCAGATTTCTTACCCTCAGCTGGCtcttcttctttcatttcatAGTGATCTAGGTCTTCTGTGTCCTGGGGGAggtgtggggtgggagtgggataGAGGAGGAAAGAAACCAACACACGTTGTGGAGAGGGGCCATCGCCTTCCCAGTCCCACTTGACCTAGAGCTGCAGGTCAAGGAACAGTAGTCTTATCTGGCATGCTAATGAGTAAAATACCCCGTTCCACTGCTGGAAGACTCCCAGTCCCATTCCGTCCACAATCTAAAGGCTGTGGCAAATCTCTCCTCCTATTCAATTCTCAAGCTGCAGAACTGCGTAAGGGCCTAGGGAAAGCGAGCAGGCTCAGCTCTCTTGTTCCACAGACCTACCCTGCTCCAACCATCCCTAAAGCTCTCCCTTGGCAGCAGAAACTCTTCCTTAATTCCTAGAATGACTTTGGCCTGACGCTGTGACTCAAAGCTCATGTTTCATCAGGTGACTTTTGTACCCAGGAGTTCCCAGGACTCCAGGTCCTAAAGGAGAAAGCTGGATCAGAAATCTCCTGCCTTCCCAAGTGCTGGGCCTGATGAGATATGCAGAGGTACCCAGTGCCAAGATGGAAATAAGGAAGGAGGTCCAGAAAGGCAGATGGTAGAGGTCAAGAACAGAATTAGTCCCTATTTGCCCCGCTCTAAGTGAGGAAGTAGTTCACTGTACATGGGGGAGGAGCCTATAGCCAGGATTCAGCCCCTCTCAGTCAGACTCGGGAGGGCTGTCCGCTGTCTGAGAGGAGAATGTTTCAGGAATCCCCAGCCCTTTGTGAGGCTTAAGACCCTGACAGAGTTACAGAAGTTGCAGAACCTGGGATGTTAATTCAGTGCAGAGAAACAAAGTGATCAGTGATCTCACTCTAGCAAGATATGTTAATACTACATTAGTTGTTGATATCTACTGAATGTTTAATTATATGTCAGATACCGTACTAGATGCTATACACActagctcatttaattcttataaccaCCATGCCATTATTCTatcattacccccattttacagatgaggaagctgaggtctaGGTGAGGTTAGTTATCATGCCCGAAGTCATACACCTCTTTATAGAGCTAAGATGTGAATCAAATTCTGTCTGACTCTGAAGTTCAAGTTCTTAACCATTATGTTACATTCTGCAAAAGTATGTTTTTAGAGAATATATCAGATAAATTATTTAGCATTTATCATGTACTGAATGGAGCATTTTACATGCAATCCCTTATTTAATCTTAAAGACAACCCTATGTAGTAGTTGTTATaatcacattttataaataaggaaaactgCAGCTTAGTGAGAGTAGGTAAAATTCCCCAATTAAGAGAGTTAGGAGATACAGGATGCCCGCTCAGGTTTGACTACAAAGCCATCTGCGATTAACTTCTTGACTATTAAGTGTAAACAGATTTGCACTTAACTGTCTTCCGTGGTTGGATACGGGTGCCCTGTCTCCTCCTCTACTACACTGCTGTTCCTCCAGGTCAGTAAATCTGTCTTTATTTCCTTTGGTATTTTTCTCTCCCCAGGTCTAGACTGGCGCTCTGTACACAGCGGGCACTCAATGCTGCTGACGGAAAGAGCTTCCTACCAGTGCCGCCTTGGGTGGAAGCCTACCTCAGGCAtctcttcatcttcatcttccgAAGATACATCTTCCTGTGTACACTGCAGTGGGGAGGGAAAAGAGGGAGATGAGACCCCGGTGGTTTCCTAGAATGCAGCCTCTGACCTACTCCCCTGAGCCTCTGGGTCTGGAAGCTGTGCGCCTGGCCATAATGCTACCAGCCTCTCCATCCGCCAGAACTGAGTGGAAGCAACAGCCTAGGGAATGACTTCACTACCAGCCCATTATTCCTCTACCACCATATgccaaagaataaaagagaagcaCAATGGCTGTTTCTGTCACCTAACTCACAAATCCCAGTTTTATCTCCTCAAGAACCCCTCCTTTACTAAATCATCTCTAGACTGATACTGCATTCTTGGATCTTAACAAGGGACCTCGGTCCCCAATGGCTACCTACTGCTAATTGTAAAAAtccctccccatatccccccATGAGGGATGATCCTGCCCAGGAGAGTGAGTTTTGATCGGAGAGGTGAAGCTACTAGTGCCCCATTTAGCTAGATTCCCATCTGGAGAAGAGGCCAAGAGTCATGATATGTGTACGTGTTTGGAGTAGGGCTGGAGAGAAACTACTGCAGCATCATCTGAATTAACATGCATTTTTTGAGTGCTGTCTGTGGGGCAACTCTGCATAACAGGGTCCAAAGCCCCTCCGTTGCTCACCTGCTCTGCTGGCAAGGGCTGATCCAGCATCTCCACATCTGGATGCTGAGGGAGGTTATAGAGTTTACACAGGTCGGAGATGATCCTCTTCAGATGTTGCAACAGCTGGGGGTAGGGGACCACAGTGATATCAAAcactccttccccaccccaataTGGACAGGTACGTGGGTGAGCTCTTGTCTCAGCCCCCAAACTGGTACCTAGTTCTCTAAAACTCAGACCACACGGCCATGGGGAGGAGCTTAGGGGACGAACCCTGGGACTGGTGCAAGGCTCTCCCTCTGGCTTCAGGAAGCAACTCCCCTAAGACGTCTGCCTCAAATGGACAGGCTACTGCACCACCCACTTTCCAGAGACGCCTTTCACAGGATGTTTTCATGGCATGGGTGTCACAGGAGGAAAATGCACTCCCACCTCAACACCCTGGCCCCCTCACCAAAGTATTCCCTTTCTTTATGTCCACCAGCCTCTCCAAGACAGCAGCCAAGTTAGGGTCATCGGACTCCACTGACCAGATGGGGGGCACAGCAGGGTATGACTCCTAAGGGGAAAAGAGCAGGGAGAGCAGTCAAGGTGGGAGACTCTGGGGAAAGCTAGATTTTGCCTGCCTGCCATGCACCAAGACTTCTAGTCCCTTTGCTCTCCACCGTTCCCCCCGCCCCtctccccccaaacacacacatacaagccCAGTGCAGCAGGTCATTATCTAACCAAGCAGCTTCCCAACAAATCCCAGACCAGGAGGAAAAGTCCCTGGGAGGACCCTTTCCAAGAAGCCCGGTccccttctttattttctcaagaGTAAACATCAGAGAAAGCAGCAGAGCCAAACCCTGCTAACAGTGAGGGAGACTTCCTATCTCCTGTGCTGCCTCTACAAGTTCCAGACCTGAAGTTCTCCCACACCCAACACAGAGGCCCCTGACCCTCCTTAACCAGTTGAGGAAGGGATCACCTCATCACAATCACACtgacagaaaaaaagcaaagaccacagattactttcattttagctggggaaggagggattaGAAACTAGATTATGTCTCCAGAACCTAAACGTGAAAGGGTAGCAGGAAGAATCTTCCCACCTCACTCCCAACAGAACCCCTCAAAGGccacttctccccacctctcccttggGAAACTGCCACCCTCTCAGTCCAGGCGTAGGCTGTAGGGCTCCACATGGCAGGCTGGGAGAAAGAAACCTACGCTACTAACATTCCCAGCATTCCTGAGCCACGGTGCCAAATGCAGCCTGACCAGACTCCCCCTCTGCCCAAACCAAGGGGGCCAGTTCAGGCCAAGTCTTCTTTATAGGGGCCACACAGAGTCTGACTGAGAATCTTCTAACTAACCTCCTTTCAGGGACAAAGACAGCAGATGGCCTCTGGCAACTGGGAAGGCAGCTAGAAGGGGGCAAACCTACCCTTAAGCAATTGGAAGCATAATTCAGGTACAAAATTGACCCCTGAAGTTTTCACATATGCTGAGAAAACCTTATCCTCTTCTACCAGGGGTCTTAACTCTGCCATGGCTCTAATCCTCAATGCTGGAGGAAAACAAATTATCAAAGATGCTCAAGTCTTCAGCTCACGGAACCACACTGAGTCCTTCAATCTCAACTTTTTAGTACGAAAAAAGATGGGAGAGGAAAATCGAACACACgagttttgggggtgggggggaccatCCAACCCAAGCTGCGGCTTGCCTCATCAAACCTTGACGTGGTTTGATGGAAGAAAGGGATAGAAAACAAGAACCATGTAAACTGAATTCAGGCCCCAAAGTGCCACACAATTCACAAGTCTGTCTTTCCCCAGACTACTCCCATTTGCAGTCTGCCTGCCTGGATTAAGTACTGTCTCCTGGCTTGCTATCCAGTGCTCCCAGCAGGGCGAACACTATCACACCAGGTGGTATCAATCACTGTAAGTGCTATACCATGCGGCATCAGGCATTCCCAGATTATCAGAGGCCAACCCTCTTCACAGGATGTTTGAGGGTAGCCTAGGCAGGAGAGGTAAGGTGTTTCCTAGTCCTGCACGCCTAGGATGGAATGATGTTCACtgggagaaaaggaaatgttACCGCTCAGAATAAAtgggaaagcccttgcacatcACCATCATGAGCAGGAAAGCCAACAACCCAGGGCAACTGGAGATATCCATAGAGAACAGGAGGGGAGTGGCAGCTACCAGCTGGGGCAAAAGGAGGAGAGTTAGAGGTTACACCAGAATAAAAGGGAAtccaaaggagaggaagaagaggagtcaCTAAACTGCAAACCATCACTTGGTAAAATTCAGAGAGCAAAGAGGAGTTCAATGAGAGATGCCTGGGCAGGGATCTCACAGGTGGCAACGTCCTAAATCAAAGGTACTACTGAGAAGGGGGCATCACTGAAATCTGCAGAGTTCCAAGCCAGGTCCTTCCAGCTAAGGTCAATGCAGAGACCTGGAACCTTAAGATGATAGTGGTGGGGACAGGGGCATTCCCAGGGGTCAAGGTAAAGTCGTGAAGTAGCCCAAATAGGCCAAAATCATGAACCTTGGGATGTGGGTGGGTTAGTGAAAAGGGGTAGTCGAGGCGCCATATGTCGGGGTGTCCCTGACCATGAAGAGCAGAGATTCTGGGTGCACAGGAGAAACAAGTGTAACCTGGAGAAAAGGAGCCGAGCCCCGAGAGGGGATTCGGCCTCCCAGGTCTTTCGACAGCAAAAAGCTGTGTGGGGTGATCCTGAGTCCCAGACAAGAGCCCCCCAGAGACGCACACGCGAGGGGATCCTCACCGTGATGTTGCAGTGGATGCGGACGGGATCCCCAGGCACAGACCCCCGTGGGGGTAGATGCGGTCCGGGCGcggcccccgccccggcccctccGGCCCCAGCCAGCAGGAACTCGCAGCTCAGCTCGTCCAGGCAGGCGCTGGCAATGCGGAAGCGCTCGTGGCCGCGGTGGAAGATGGACTCGAGCAGCTTCAGCTCCCGCCTCAGGCAGGGCCCCGGCCCCGGGCCCCCCCCCGGgccgcccccggcccccggcGCCGCCCCCTGGCCCCCCAGCTGCTGCCCCGGCCCCGGCTGCTGCTGCCCCTGCGGCTGCGGCTGCTGCATCCTCCGCTCCGCTCCGCTCCGGGGCCGGCGGGCCGGGAGCCTCCGGCCTCCGCTCCgggctccgccgccgccgccgccgccgccgcggtcCGCACTTCCTGATCCCCCCTTCGCCAAGATGGCGCCGCCGCCACCTCCGGGAcagggcccccccacccccctccgcTCTccggcccccccccccagccGCCGGAAGCCGTgcgcccctcctcctcctcctcggcgGCCCCGCCTCCGTCCCCCCTCACGTGACCTCGCTGCTCTGACCTCCCTCACGTGacacctctctccttcccacccccttgTTCTCCACTGCCACCCTCCACATGTGACTGGGGGCTTCGGGCTCGCAGCTTTCAGCGCCTCAGTGCGTGTTTACGTACGGCGTACGTGCGTGCGACCGACGGCCCTCGCCGCCTCTCCCCTCTCACGTGACCCGGCGCCGCGTGCTCCCAGGGGCTACCCGCGCGGGACCCTGTTTCCTGCTCTGGGCCCCTCTTCCCCCGCCCTGAGCCGCTGTGAACGTGCCGGGCGCTTGGTGGGCAGAAAAGAAAGTGGGAGAGCTGCGGACGCCGCTGTACCGTATTTATCCTGCGCTCACACGCCTGTCCTTGGCGCAGGGTCCCTGACGCTTTGCCCCCTTGGGGACACACTGAACTGAGGGGCGTGTGATTGGGGAAGGAACCAGGGACCCGGTTACAGGAGGCTTGGGTTATCGGACGTTCCGTGGCCTTGGGTTAACCACcttccctcagtttccttatctgtacgaTGACTTTGATGAGGATAATAATGCTTGCTTTGCCTGCTCCCAAGGATTGGATGCGAGGAGATCACGAAGGGATCGGTGGTCAATTAATGTACGACGGGTAGACGATAGCTCACTCTTCGCGCTTATCAGATTCCTTGGGTCTGGACGAGGCGGGTGGGGAGGGACGACACGGGCTTCCTCTGCCGGGTCTTGAAAGGAGAGCAGCACTAGTCTAAACCATTAACCAAGCAATAAGATGAAAGGAGACCACAATCCCAGTCTCAAGTCTCACCGGCTAACACCTTGTCGCAGTGGTCCTGGCATTGCCAGGAGTAGGTGGCAGTGCCTCCGAGGACTCGCTAGGTGGCACTATCACAAAGGACAAAGCTGGCTGAGGTTCCTCTGCCAAGGGCTGGTGTTAGCCCGTGGTAGGGCCTGATGGAATCTACCGAGCCAACTCGGCGCTTGAGAAGCTGGCCGGATTGCCACCTTCTCCTTTCACTTGGACTGAAATGAGTTAGCCTTTGTTGGAAGCTGACTGTGCACCTCGGTTCTTTGTGCTGGGCTATTCATTTATATTGTCAGTGGCGGTTGATAAAGGCCTTCTTTGGCTAAGCTGGGCCCTGGGTATTCAAAGATGATTGAGATGTGTTCCTGGTCCTCCTGGGGCTATTTATCTCCTTTGAGAAGGCTGAACAGTTAGCTACATGTCACCTCTGTGTCTCTATGTGCAAGTTGGGGGCATAAAAGGCTGTGGTAAGAATTCCCGTTAAttgaactatattcagtatcttgtaataacctataatagaaaataatctgaaaaagatatatatattgttatatatatctgaatcactttgctgtatacccaaaactaacacagtattgtaaatcaattaacatcaattaaaaaagaagaattcccgtttactgagcacttcctgAGTCAGGGTATCCTGCTAATATTTCTAaacccccccccatccccacgcccccctcccccagccagcaACATTGCAAGGGAAGCATtttttatccctgttttacaagaGGGGAAAAGGAGTGACTGCCCAAGGATTTACAGCTAGTAAGGAGAGTTCCTGGGCGTGTCTCCAAAGTCCATGCCTTACCCATCTCTACTTTCCTCTGATGCTTTCTCAAGAAGTTTTCACATGTCCACTGACTCTAGCCCTTACCCAAGAAAACCACAAATGTAGCCATTTGGAAGATCTGAATTCCATATTTTATAAAGAGTTTTAATTACAAGGAAACGACATGATGAGACAGTCTCACAATGTTGCACAGACTCTAAGGCCCCCAAGGAGGAAACTCAAGTCGTGGTCACTGGGATGAGCTCAGTCGCTTCCTCTGATGGTGTGTTCAGCATTTCAGCTCTCTGGCTGGGAGAGTCCTCTGGCATCTAGAAGCCTAGTGGGGAGTCATACCTGGTGTTCTGCTGAGATGTGTAGGGCAGGGGCattagaaatggaaaggaagtTATGGGTATATTAATTTAATGAACACTTGTGTGCTAGGGGAACAggagtgaataaaacaaaaaaaatccctgccctcggAGCTTACATTCTATTGGGGGAAACAGACATGATAAAGGTGGAGTTGACAAAGCAAACTCattagagaagaacaaatatgtaCTGAGCATCTGTGACACGTGACGCACTGGGAATGCAGCACTGAGCGAGACAGACCCAGTCTTCACCTTTTCCATGTATTCAGGCTGGGAGAAAGTCAGATACTTCATGAGTTGTTTGTTACACATCCATCCACTTAATTGCAGTTATGGTTAAGTGCCTCAAAGAACAAGACTAGAGATCTGGGAAGGCCTCCCTGAACAAGTGATATGCTAAATTCTGAAGGGTAAGTAGAATTACCTAAGGGAGGAGAGACTGGACACTGTCTGAGGCAGAAGGGGTGGCATATGCAAAGGTACTGAGGTAGGACTATGGCAAGCTGGAGGAACAGAAAGTAGGCCTGTGTCTAGGGTGAGGAAGAGAGAGTGATGAAGGTAAGCTAGGCAGGGGTTAAGTCTTGGCAGATATTCAAACCCATGTTTAGGAACTTGGGCTTTATTTTAAGATGCAGGATGATCAAAAAGTCACTAGAATTTTGAGAGGCTCTGGATGCCTGGGTAACTAATGGTAGTAGTGCTAACAGAGGGTAAGACTTCTCAAAGGAGAGCTAAACTTTGTGGGAAAGGTGGAGAGTTACAAACACATTGAGTGTGTGGAGGGAGGGCGACGTGGACAATCTCCCGGACATGCAGTAGGGTGTGGGTTCTGAGTTTGGGAGAGAGGCAGAGCCATAGGTGTTAACGAGAGAGTCAGCTACAGCTCTTCTTTGAATTAGACCATAAAGGGGGCAGCATAGCTGAGTGGAAAGAGCATAGACTGGGGAGTCAGACAGAACTGGGCTTAGATTTGAGCTTCTCTGATTTggtagctctgtgaccctgggcaagttatttaatttctgtgaaatgcagtttccttatctgtaaaacgggTATGACACTCTGACTTGCAGCGTGGGTCATTGTGCCAGTGTAGATGAAATGGGATATGTAAGATGATTAACACATcttacagtgctgggcacatagtaCATTGCTCAGCAAATGCTGAACCCTGCAACTGCTATGATTACTGTTAACTGCCACAAAGTCAAGAGGTACTCaccattcagtaaacatttatggaGCTTTGTCATGTGTCAGACACTGGTGGAGGTATGAATATACAGCAGTAGACAAACAGTATCCCAGCTCCCATGGCACTTACATTCTAAGTTCAAGGAGTTATGAATAAAATAACCAGAGGAATATCAGACTGGTAAGTAGAGGCAAGGAATTAAAATAGGGTCATGTGGGAGAGAATGACTGGGGGTTACTTTAAGTCCAGTAGTCAGGGGAGTTCTCCCTAGGGAGGTGGggtttgagctgagatctgatgAAGAGAAGGCAGGCCTGGGAGGAACTGGCAAAGAGCATTCCATCAGGGAGAGCCAACCTCCAAGACCCTGAGTGAGAACAAAGGTGGCATGGTCTAGAAGCAGGAAGCTCATGATATACCGGCTGAGAGCATGGGctttgaaccccagctctgccagctgctagtggtgtgaccttgggcaagttacttagcctgtCATGCTTCACTTTCAGCATCTCTAACATGGAAACCACCCTACCTCATATGTTTGTTGGGAGGATTACGTGAGATAACACATGAAAAGTGCTCAGTCCAGTGCACACAGTAagagctcattttttaaaaaatagaggatCAGCGTAGCTTGAGTCtcatgaaagaagagaaagaggggtAGGAGATGAGGCCAGTGAAGAATAGAGACCACAGTAAGTTGTTGGGTTTTATTCAAAGTACAGCGGGAAACcattgaaagattttaagcagggagtggcatgatctgatttaaaatattaaaagatctctctggggaattccctggttgtccagtgattgggacttggtgctttcactgccgtgggcccaggttcgatccctggcgggggaactaagatcccacaaggcaaaaaaaaaaaaaaaaaaatcactctggctgctctatggaaaatgaattacagagatttttttttttcttctccaaaagGTCATGTCTTATCAGAGTGAACAGATGCACTTGTTTTGGGCAGAGTGAGCAGCCTTTTCCTTTGAGTTGCTCCCAGAAGCACAGCATTCTGTCACTGACACAACAAACGTGTCCTGAGCACTTGCTCTTTGCCAGATACTGTAATAAACactggggatgcagagacaagtaAGCTCAGTCCCTGTGGGGAGAGCCTGGCTTGATTCTT
Above is a window of Balaenoptera acutorostrata chromosome 1, mBalAcu1.1, whole genome shotgun sequence DNA encoding:
- the UBE2Q1 gene encoding ubiquitin-conjugating enzyme E2 Q1 is translated as MQQPQPQGQQQPGPGQQLGGQGAAPGAGGGPGGGPGPGPCLRRELKLLESIFHRGHERFRIASACLDELSCEFLLAGAGGAGAGAAPGPHLPPRGSVPGDPVRIHCNITESYPAVPPIWSVESDDPNLAAVLERLVDIKKGNTLLLQHLKRIISDLCKLYNLPQHPDVEMLDQPLPAEQCTQEDVSSEDEDEEMPEDTEDLDHYEMKEEEPAEGKKSEDDGIGKENLAILEKIKKNQRQDYLNGAVSGSVQATDRLMKELRDIYRSQSFKGGNYAVELVNDSLYDWNVKLLKVDQDSALHNDLQILKEKEGADFILLNFSFKDNFPFDPPFVRVVSPVLSGGYVLGGGAICMELLTKQGWSSAYSIESVIMQISATLVKGKARVQFGANKSQYSLTRAQQSYKSLVQIHEKNGWYTPPKEDG